In Schistocerca serialis cubense isolate TAMUIC-IGC-003099 chromosome 3, iqSchSeri2.2, whole genome shotgun sequence, the following proteins share a genomic window:
- the LOC126471398 gene encoding transcription factor Adf-1-like: MNTERLIEEVRQYNFLYDTRDPDYKNILKKAEAWRDIAAKLDQNAETLKTKWRNLRDAYVKHKKMIKGITGQSLKRYRSWPWSEHMRFMDCALEAQPTTSNIPCSREAATSDSERHSQSGEHSSDSTIFPQPELLTHEYEGESQEQCTEVLEPSSARKKPTAKKMRKQGPSADVECIISYLQKKHQYKDKHDEVDHLFLSYAKTYKRLTVRSQAKLKVQLAQLFADAELAELDEQQPTANSKSFSRLGPR; this comes from the exons ATGAACACAGAAAGACTTATAGAGGAGGTGAGacaatacaactttttgtatgatacacgcgatcctgattacaagaacattctgaagaaggcTGAAGCTTGGAGGGATATAGCTGCTAAACTGGATCAAAATg CCGAGACCTTGAAAACGAAGTGGAGGAACTTGAGAGATGCCTACGTCAAACACAAGAAGATGATAAAAGGCATCACTGGCCAGAGCTTGAAACGGTATAGATCATGGCCGTGGAGTGAACACATGAGGTTCATGGACTGTGCTCTGGAAGCACAACCAACAACATCAAATATTCCTTGCTCAAGAGAGGCCGCCACAAGTGACAGCGAAAGACACTCACAGTCAGGTGAACACTCATCAGACTCCACAATTTTTCCTCAGCCAGAGTTGCTAACACATGAGTATGAAGGAGAATCTCAGGAGCAGTGCACAGAGGTTTTGGAACCATCTTCAGCGCGAAAGAAGCCAACAGCTAAAAAAATGAGAAAGCAGGGACCAAGTGCTGATGTTGAGTGTATAATTAGTTACTTGCAAAAGAAACATCAGTATAAGGATAAGCATGACGAAGTTGATCATTTATTTTTAAGCTATGCAAAAACATACAAACGTCTTACAGTTAGATCACAAGCTAAGCTTAAAGTGCAACTGGCACAGTTATTTGCGGACGCTGAGCTCGCGGAATTAGATGAGCAACAGCCAACAGCCAACTCAAAGTCGTTCAGTAGACTCGGCCCACGTTGA